The following proteins come from a genomic window of Ignavibacteriota bacterium:
- a CDS encoding D-alanine--D-alanine ligase produces the protein MKSEIRNQKSEIKNFKPQTHPPKAGRNRKPKIRVGVVFGGRSAEHEVSLVSATAVMNALDKKKYEVIPIGITRDGKWMSSENVMTILKERQWVVNETVQIVLPDPTFQGLVGVYGEIYPPMVSRLDVLFPVLHGAFGEDGTMQGLFELANLPYVGAGVLGSSVGMDKIISKQLFERAGIPVAPYVWFLSKEFRTRRERLIKEVETKLQYPCFVKPANSGSSVGISKAHDRKELIRAMKLAMEYDRKILIEKGIVNAREIEVSVLGNDEPLASVPGEIISSNEFYDYDAKYVDGKSREVIPAKLPKSVIKKIQKYALLGFKAIDCAGMARVDFLVEKGTNRFYLNEINTIPGFTSISMYPKLWQASGLSYSTLLDKLIGLAFERHRQKLSLKTSYQPKTKWYQKS, from the coding sequence ATGAAATCAGAAATCAGAAATCAGAAATCAGAAATCAAAAACTTCAAACCACAAACGCACCCGCCCAAGGCGGGCAGAAACCGCAAACCCAAAATAAGAGTCGGTGTTGTGTTCGGTGGTCGTTCTGCCGAGCATGAAGTATCACTTGTTTCTGCAACCGCAGTGATGAATGCGTTGGATAAGAAAAAGTATGAAGTAATTCCCATCGGCATTACACGGGATGGAAAATGGATGAGTTCGGAAAATGTCATGACCATTTTGAAAGAGCGTCAATGGGTGGTGAATGAAACGGTGCAAATAGTTCTTCCCGACCCGACGTTTCAGGGATTAGTCGGTGTGTATGGAGAAATATATCCGCCGATGGTTTCCCGGTTAGATGTGCTTTTTCCTGTGCTTCACGGAGCGTTTGGGGAAGATGGAACAATGCAAGGGTTGTTCGAACTTGCCAACCTTCCGTACGTTGGTGCTGGAGTTCTCGGTTCATCGGTCGGGATGGATAAAATAATTTCAAAGCAACTGTTTGAACGAGCGGGGATTCCGGTTGCACCATACGTTTGGTTTTTGAGCAAGGAGTTCAGAACAAGGCGCGAACGTCTTATCAAAGAGGTCGAGACAAAATTACAATATCCATGTTTCGTGAAACCGGCAAACTCCGGTTCAAGTGTGGGAATCTCCAAAGCGCATGACAGGAAGGAATTGATACGTGCAATGAAGTTGGCAATGGAGTACGATAGAAAAATTCTTATCGAGAAGGGAATCGTAAATGCTCGTGAGATTGAAGTGAGCGTTTTGGGAAATGATGAACCTCTCGCTTCGGTTCCGGGAGAAATAATTTCTTCGAACGAGTTTTACGACTACGATGCAAAGTATGTTGACGGGAAATCAAGGGAAGTCATCCCCGCCAAACTTCCTAAATCAGTCATCAAAAAGATTCAGAAGTACGCGTTGCTTGGTTTCAAAGCGATTGATTGTGCGGGCATGGCACGGGTGGATTTCTTGGTCGAAAAAGGCACAAACAGGTTTTATTTGAATGAAATCAACACGATACCCGGCTTCACTTCCATCAGCATGTACCCGAAGTTATGGCAGGCGTCCGGGCTTTCCTACTCAACGTTGCTCGATAAACTTATCGGTTTGGCGTTCGAGCGACATCGTCAGAAACTATCACTCAAAACATCGTACCAACCCAAGACAAAATGGTATCAGAAAAGTTGA
- a CDS encoding class II aldolase/adducin family protein has translation MFHDLVEVCNRLYFKGFVSATDGNVSARLENGNFLTTRSGINKGMVTEDDILEVDNNGNIVIRNPQSAIRNHKPSTEFRMHLFIYQQRPDVNAVVHAHPIYATGFAAARVPLTSCVFPEVIVGLGAVPLAEYATPSTEEVALSIAPFVKQTDAILLANHGVVTYGRDLWDAYYKMEKVEHAAHITFVAKMLGGEKLLSQEEIEKLRAISQQSYGKEITDKISCVVGEENTESSVDVRKVIRQMLDA, from the coding sequence ATGTTTCATGATTTAGTTGAAGTTTGCAATCGCCTTTACTTCAAAGGTTTCGTCTCCGCCACCGACGGCAACGTAAGCGCTCGTCTGGAGAACGGCAACTTTCTTACAACACGAAGCGGCATCAACAAAGGCATGGTAACGGAAGATGATATTCTTGAAGTAGATAACAATGGAAATATTGTAATCCGCAATCCGCAATCCGCAATCCGAAATCATAAGCCATCAACCGAATTCAGAATGCACCTTTTCATTTACCAACAACGCCCTGACGTGAACGCTGTTGTTCATGCGCATCCGATTTATGCAACGGGGTTTGCGGCGGCGAGAGTACCTCTCACAAGTTGTGTCTTTCCTGAAGTGATTGTCGGACTTGGAGCAGTTCCGTTGGCTGAGTATGCAACACCGTCAACGGAAGAAGTTGCTTTGTCTATCGCTCCGTTTGTCAAACAGACCGATGCAATCTTGCTTGCTAATCACGGCGTGGTAACGTACGGTAGGGATTTGTGGGATGCGTATTACAAAATGGAAAAAGTCGAACACGCCGCGCATATTACGTTTGTTGCAAAAATGTTGGGCGGTGAGAAATTGCTTTCACAGGAAGAGATTGAAAAACTTCGTGCAATCAGTCAGCAATCGTACGGGAAAGAAATCACCGATAAGATTTCGTGTGTTGTTGGTGAAGAGAATACAGAAAGTTCTGTAGATGTACGGAAAGTAATTCGACAGATGCTTGATGCTTGA
- a CDS encoding bifunctional homocysteine S-methyltransferase/methylenetetrahydrofolate reductase — MKKPFLERIKESPIICDGAMGTVLDLYEYPELPHELQNIKNPDIVERIHREYIEAGSEIIETNTFSANRLRLGQFHLQDKLREINLAGVEIARRAANNEVYVAGAVGPTGMLLEPIGKIKKQQARDAFKEQIELLLEAGVDLIMLETFVSVQELDEALTVAKELTNLPIVAQKAFAEDGAILNGTYPIEVIEHLIEAGADVVGANCTVGPQRMFSIIRNVHKDGVILAAQPAAGIPTLLNGRSIYHTTPEYLATYAKELVESGVTLIGACCGSTPSHIKAIADVVKGMKVGKPSPKIEIKSREHISAELEPRYYTEASRWSKFARNVGKKLMTAVELDIPRGTDMSSVLEGAQYCYERKIDAVNITEGARARLRMSSIAISTMIQQRVGIETMCHRASRDHNLIGLQAELLGAHALGIRNILCITGDPANIGDYPHATSVFDVDSIGLIRSISSMNRGTDIMGNTIGEPTSFYIACAANPSADNLDYEIERLEKKVEAGVNIAFTQPLFEMKTLETFLKRIEHLHLPIMLGIIPLRSYKHAEFLHHEVPGMRIPERFREMMQHAEKNAAKLGVKLSQDFIKEAKSAVAGIYIMPPFRKYSVVDELLSVL; from the coding sequence ATGAAGAAACCTTTTCTCGAACGTATTAAAGAATCGCCCATCATCTGTGACGGAGCGATGGGAACCGTACTTGATTTGTACGAGTACCCGGAACTTCCGCATGAACTTCAGAACATCAAGAATCCCGATATAGTCGAGCGAATTCATCGTGAGTACATCGAAGCGGGTTCGGAGATTATTGAGACGAATACGTTCTCTGCAAATCGTTTGCGACTCGGTCAGTTTCATTTGCAGGATAAACTTCGCGAAATCAATTTAGCAGGCGTTGAGATTGCCCGACGCGCGGCAAACAACGAAGTGTATGTTGCAGGCGCTGTCGGTCCGACAGGCATGTTGCTGGAGCCGATTGGTAAAATCAAAAAGCAACAGGCGCGTGATGCCTTCAAAGAACAAATCGAACTCTTGCTCGAAGCCGGCGTTGATTTGATAATGCTTGAAACATTTGTTAGCGTGCAGGAACTTGACGAAGCGCTCACCGTTGCCAAGGAACTGACGAATCTTCCCATCGTTGCACAAAAAGCGTTTGCAGAAGATGGCGCGATTCTCAACGGTACATATCCAATTGAAGTCATCGAACACCTCATTGAAGCAGGAGCCGATGTTGTCGGGGCGAACTGCACTGTCGGTCCGCAGAGAATGTTCAGCATTATTCGGAATGTTCACAAAGACGGAGTCATTCTTGCGGCGCAACCTGCGGCGGGAATTCCGACATTGCTCAACGGTCGTTCAATTTATCACACGACGCCGGAATATCTTGCAACGTATGCAAAAGAACTTGTCGAATCGGGCGTGACATTGATAGGTGCATGTTGCGGCTCGACTCCTTCACACATTAAAGCAATTGCCGATGTTGTGAAAGGAATGAAAGTCGGGAAGCCGTCTCCGAAAATTGAAATCAAATCAAGAGAGCACATCAGCGCTGAACTTGAACCGCGGTATTATACAGAAGCATCGCGCTGGTCGAAGTTTGCCCGCAATGTCGGAAAGAAATTGATGACAGCGGTGGAACTCGATATTCCACGCGGCACTGATATGTCAAGTGTTTTGGAAGGAGCACAATACTGCTACGAACGAAAGATTGATGCCGTCAATATTACCGAAGGCGCACGAGCGCGCTTGCGAATGAGTTCCATCGCAATCTCGACGATGATTCAACAGCGAGTTGGTATCGAGACGATGTGTCACCGTGCATCGCGTGACCACAACCTGATTGGCTTGCAGGCAGAACTTCTCGGGGCGCACGCACTCGGCATCAGGAATATATTGTGCATTACCGGCGACCCGGCAAACATCGGAGATTATCCGCACGCAACTTCCGTCTTCGATGTTGATTCGATTGGGTTGATTCGTTCCATCAGTTCGATGAACCGAGGCACGGACATCATGGGAAATACGATTGGTGAACCGACTTCATTTTATATCGCGTGCGCGGCAAATCCTTCTGCCGATAATTTGGATTATGAAATTGAACGGCTTGAAAAGAAAGTCGAAGCGGGTGTGAATATAGCGTTCACTCAGCCCTTGTTTGAAATGAAAACACTTGAAACATTTCTCAAACGTATTGAACACTTGCATCTGCCAATCATGCTCGGCATTATTCCGCTTCGGAGTTACAAGCACGCAGAGTTCCTTCATCACGAAGTTCCCGGTATGAGAATTCCAGAACGATTCAGAGAGATGATGCAACACGCAGAGAAAAACGCGGCGAAACTTGGTGTCAAACTCTCACAGGATTTTATCAAAGAAGCAAAATCTGCTGTTGCAGGAATTTACATCATGCCGCCGTTCAGGAAGTATAGCGTGGTGGATGAGTTGCTTTCGGTGTTATAA
- a CDS encoding DUF2283 domain-containing protein — MRLKVDLNSNALYLRLDESAIVDSEQIKPGVILDYDEKNNVVGIELLNIRERVNEKFLKQLQFETV; from the coding sequence ATGAGATTAAAAGTTGACCTGAATAGTAATGCATTATACTTGCGACTTGATGAATCAGCAATTGTTGATTCGGAACAGATTAAGCCCGGAGTTATTCTTGACTATGACGAAAAGAATAATGTCGTGGGAATAGAATTGCTGAATATTCGAGAACGAGTAAATGAAAAGTTTCTCAAACAATTACAGTTTGAAACTGTTTAA
- a CDS encoding DUF4258 domain-containing protein, which translates to MKLDFTDHALNVQRERAISDTWIYTAIENPDERFVEDDGTIHYIKQINDFGGRFLRVVVNPISGKIVTVFFDRRIRKLK; encoded by the coding sequence GTGAAATTAGATTTTACAGACCATGCTCTGAATGTTCAACGAGAACGGGCGATTTCTGATACATGGATTTACACAGCAATTGAAAACCCGGACGAACGATTTGTCGAGGACGACGGAACAATCCACTACATCAAACAAATAAATGATTTTGGTGGACGATTTTTAAGGGTTGTTGTTAATCCAATTTCTGGTAAAATTGTAACAGTATTTTTTGATAGAAGAATAAGGAAGTTAAAATGA
- a CDS encoding TlpA family protein disulfide reductase translates to MNQRRFHQLTLIVMMGVSFLFLVCQTKKEETKQKQNLPEVQQINFEQLQKKIKANTGKITVVNFWASWCTPCKEEMPYLVKLKNTYHDKLELLLVAIDDVEIVDSTIRPLLQTTGVDFLSYIKEEGDDESFINSVNPEWSGALPATFIYDANGKQVEFLTGERTFEQFETKVKKFLVSK, encoded by the coding sequence ATGAACCAACGACGATTTCATCAACTCACTCTCATCGTGATGATGGGAGTGAGTTTTTTGTTTTTGGTTTGTCAAACGAAGAAGGAAGAAACGAAGCAGAAACAAAACCTGCCCGAAGTACAACAAATCAATTTTGAACAACTTCAGAAAAAAATTAAAGCGAATACCGGCAAGATAACGGTGGTAAATTTCTGGGCGAGTTGGTGTACTCCATGTAAGGAGGAGATGCCGTATCTTGTCAAGTTAAAAAATACTTACCATGACAAACTTGAACTGCTTCTTGTTGCAATTGATGATGTTGAGATTGTTGATTCAACGATTCGACCATTGTTGCAAACTACAGGAGTGGACTTTCTCAGTTATATCAAGGAAGAAGGAGACGATGAATCGTTCATCAATTCTGTGAATCCCGAATGGAGCGGTGCGTTGCCGGCAACGTTTATTTATGATGCGAATGGAAAACAGGTTGAATTCCTGACAGGTGAGCGGACGTTTGAGCAGTTTGAAACGAAGGTGAAGAAATTCTTGGTATCGAAGTGA
- a CDS encoding redoxin domain-containing protein: MKKLLLFLLIMSVAAFAGDMKSLKISDKAPSFALKNYDGKEFTLEKLLKENKYTVLLWISTECPVSNAYNERMVKLYDMYAGKGIAFVGMNSNKAEKTSDIEKHSKENKFKFPVLKDDMNKIADLYAAQVTPEVFVLDTKGMILYHGRIDDSKNADKVEKKDLAAALDALLAGKKIENAETKAFGCTVKRVEKAQLSE; the protein is encoded by the coding sequence GAAAAAACTACTTTTGTTCTTACTCATCATGTCGGTTGCAGCATTTGCAGGCGATATGAAGTCACTGAAGATTAGTGACAAAGCCCCGTCGTTTGCGTTGAAGAATTATGACGGAAAAGAATTCACGCTGGAGAAACTTCTCAAAGAAAATAAGTACACTGTACTGTTGTGGATTTCCACCGAATGTCCCGTCTCGAATGCGTATAACGAACGCATGGTAAAATTGTATGACATGTATGCAGGAAAAGGCATTGCCTTTGTCGGGATGAATTCTAACAAAGCGGAAAAAACTTCCGACATCGAGAAACACTCGAAGGAAAATAAATTCAAATTTCCCGTGTTGAAAGACGACATGAACAAGATTGCCGATTTGTATGCGGCACAGGTAACGCCGGAAGTGTTTGTGTTGGATACAAAAGGTATGATTCTCTATCACGGAAGAATTGACGACAGCAAAAACGCTGACAAAGTAGAAAAGAAAGATTTAGCAGCGGCGCTCGATGCACTTCTCGCCGGAAAGAAAATAGAAAATGCTGAAACAAAAGCATTCGGGTGCACGGTGAAGCGTGTAGAGAAGGCACAACTTTCAGAATGA